A DNA window from Streptomyces bacillaris contains the following coding sequences:
- a CDS encoding DUF6571 family protein codes for MVTFQELNDLRLGKLQAAVTDWQAMIDKLVKVADGGNGQVSAADMDRKAKAADWKGLNATVTKDFVTVTAREFDDVVTVARSVHTILSGAHTKLTKHKADLADAVSRAAKKNIYVNDKGVVNAALPSPQAAGDAKIEPPTQAEIDAVAKEISTILTAAGETDSTAATALRFHAKDKHGFESNGFKSFDAAQKSIDDSDELIALGKLDPSRITNEQLERFNALLKAHPNDPVFAERVALGLGPEGTLKFFAGAVDLDSWENRDGGGTGTREAREERMKLLGTLEKQLGTTLGTASHSNSEGMEAWKERVVALGGEDVGNGKGTSQTRVYGFQAMSNLMRHGTYEAGFLNDYGNALVKFEKENTGDVRDPGPGGKRREDVLPWDKLPSYAKIDQLHYGENNDAGTDPMTGFMKALAHNPDAATEFFSSTDPQDNAQHVLKDRKPFNDVVPDSMGYGKSASDYKGPNASYEATGDALVAAATGVDPDDRSARPVEHTGQHRQVLDSSLKYLAQRGDDFPAEMRDDMAIVLTNHGDVVHHSASALADDPKDARLLERDELLEVSKQISRDQNAYTILNEGLNREMVRDIHEDNPKDPKETLQRAGGTVGFLEQARYQALTTDKDDPSWDAKWLYHGFGSIANFVPGVGDIAQRGIDAVAYEWQTQEQKRIDTIQQQDNKETFKGREQQLQALADQWAEANPQHSNSRYTLTREIGTAAYDGNDRASGLKGGG; via the coding sequence ATGGTCACCTTCCAAGAGCTCAACGATCTGCGACTGGGCAAGCTCCAGGCGGCGGTGACGGACTGGCAGGCGATGATCGACAAGTTGGTCAAGGTGGCCGACGGCGGCAACGGCCAGGTCAGCGCGGCGGACATGGACCGCAAGGCCAAGGCGGCCGACTGGAAAGGGCTGAACGCGACCGTGACCAAGGACTTCGTCACGGTCACGGCCCGGGAGTTCGACGATGTCGTCACCGTTGCACGGAGCGTGCACACGATCCTGAGCGGCGCGCACACCAAACTGACCAAGCACAAGGCCGACTTGGCCGACGCGGTGAGCCGGGCCGCCAAGAAGAACATCTACGTGAACGACAAGGGCGTGGTGAATGCCGCCCTCCCCTCGCCGCAGGCGGCCGGGGACGCGAAGATCGAACCGCCGACGCAGGCGGAGATCGACGCGGTGGCCAAGGAGATCAGCACGATCCTGACCGCGGCGGGTGAGACCGACAGCACGGCCGCCACGGCGCTGCGCTTCCACGCCAAGGACAAGCACGGATTCGAATCGAACGGCTTCAAGAGCTTCGACGCGGCGCAGAAGTCCATCGACGACTCCGACGAACTCATCGCCCTGGGCAAGCTGGACCCCAGCCGGATCACCAACGAGCAGCTGGAACGCTTCAACGCGCTGCTGAAGGCTCATCCGAACGATCCCGTCTTCGCCGAACGCGTGGCCCTCGGCCTCGGCCCGGAAGGGACGCTGAAGTTCTTCGCCGGGGCCGTGGACCTGGACAGCTGGGAGAACCGCGACGGCGGCGGTACGGGCACGCGGGAGGCGCGCGAAGAGCGCATGAAACTGCTCGGCACGCTGGAGAAGCAGTTGGGCACCACGCTGGGCACCGCCTCCCACTCCAACAGCGAGGGCATGGAGGCGTGGAAGGAGCGGGTCGTCGCCCTCGGCGGCGAGGACGTCGGCAACGGCAAGGGCACCAGCCAGACCCGTGTCTACGGCTTCCAGGCGATGAGCAACCTCATGCGCCACGGCACGTACGAGGCCGGCTTCCTCAACGACTACGGCAACGCACTCGTCAAGTTCGAGAAGGAGAACACCGGGGACGTCAGGGACCCGGGGCCTGGCGGCAAGCGCCGCGAGGACGTGCTGCCCTGGGACAAGCTCCCGTCGTACGCGAAGATCGACCAGCTCCACTACGGGGAGAACAACGACGCCGGTACGGACCCGATGACCGGGTTCATGAAGGCGCTGGCCCACAACCCCGACGCGGCGACGGAGTTCTTCAGCTCGACCGACCCGCAGGACAACGCCCAGCACGTTCTGAAGGACCGCAAGCCCTTCAACGACGTGGTGCCCGACTCCATGGGATACGGGAAGTCGGCGAGCGACTACAAGGGTCCGAACGCGAGTTACGAGGCGACCGGCGACGCGCTGGTCGCGGCGGCGACCGGGGTCGACCCGGACGACCGGTCCGCGCGACCCGTCGAGCACACCGGGCAGCACCGGCAGGTGCTCGACAGCTCGCTCAAGTACCTCGCGCAGCGGGGCGACGACTTCCCCGCGGAGATGCGGGACGACATGGCGATCGTTCTGACGAACCACGGGGACGTGGTGCACCACTCCGCCAGCGCCCTGGCCGATGACCCCAAGGACGCGAGGCTGCTGGAACGGGACGAGTTGCTGGAGGTCTCGAAGCAGATCTCCCGCGACCAGAACGCCTACACCATCCTCAACGAGGGACTGAACCGGGAGATGGTCAGGGACATCCACGAGGACAACCCAAAGGATCCCAAGGAGACCCTGCAGCGGGCAGGCGGTACCGTCGGATTCCTGGAACAGGCGCGCTACCAGGCCCTGACCACCGACAAGGACGACCCCTCATGGGACGCGAAGTGGCTGTACCACGGGTTCGGCAGCATCGCGAACTTCGTCCCCGGCGTCGGAGACATCGCCCAGCGCGGGATCGACGCGGTGGCCTACGAATGGCAGACGCAGGAGCAGAAGCGGATCGACACCATCCAGCAGCAGGACAACAAGGAAACCTTCAAGGGCAGGGAACAGCAGTTGCAGGCGCTCGCCGACCAGTGGGCCGAGGCGAACCCCCAGCATTCCAACTCTCGCTACACGCTCACGAGGGAGATCGGCACTGCTGCCTACGACGGCAACGACCGCGCCAGCGGGCTGAAGGGCGGAGGATGA
- a CDS encoding NPP1 family protein yields MRTLPIPVFARKVRRQSHATAGASLSLRNRHATRTATVLAAAGVLVLGTASAVHADPPQHLPQNAGGYEQSFSPAYDYDGDGCYATPAIGPDGTLAPGLRTTGAINGSCRDKWDLDNSQTYARSKCNNGWCGIVYASYFEKDQAVHGSGLGGHRHDFEHVISWVNQASNQVDYVSTTQHRTVRTYPRSQVRFDGSHPKAVYHKDGASTHFFRLANSNDEPPENHYGNWRYPPIVDWNGFPTTELRDRLMNADFGAATIKVTDKGDRFRNLLNSSKPAGIPFDPWA; encoded by the coding sequence ATGCGAACCCTGCCGATACCGGTATTCGCCCGCAAAGTCCGCCGCCAGTCGCATGCGACCGCAGGCGCCTCTCTTTCCTTGCGCAACCGTCACGCCACCCGCACCGCCACCGTCCTCGCCGCCGCCGGCGTCCTCGTGCTCGGCACCGCGTCCGCCGTCCACGCCGACCCGCCGCAGCACCTGCCGCAGAACGCCGGCGGGTACGAGCAGAGCTTCTCGCCCGCCTACGACTACGACGGGGACGGCTGCTACGCCACCCCCGCCATCGGGCCGGACGGCACCCTCGCGCCCGGGCTCAGGACCACCGGGGCGATCAACGGGAGCTGCCGGGACAAGTGGGACCTGGACAACTCGCAGACGTACGCCCGCTCGAAGTGCAACAACGGGTGGTGCGGCATCGTCTACGCGAGCTACTTCGAGAAGGACCAGGCCGTCCACGGCAGCGGCCTCGGCGGGCACCGCCATGACTTCGAGCACGTCATCTCCTGGGTCAACCAGGCGTCGAACCAGGTGGATTACGTCTCGACCACCCAGCACCGCACGGTCAGGACCTACCCCCGCTCCCAGGTCCGCTTCGACGGCTCGCACCCCAAGGCCGTCTACCACAAGGACGGCGCGAGCACGCACTTCTTCCGGCTCGCCAACAGCAACGACGAGCCGCCCGAGAACCACTACGGCAACTGGCGCTACCCCCCGATCGTCGACTGGAACGGCTTCCCCACCACGGAACTCCGCGACCGCCTCATGAACGCCGACTTCGGCGCCGCCACCATCAAGGTCACCGACAAGGGCGACCGCTTCCGCAACCTGCTCAACAGCTCGAAGCCCGCCGGGATCCCCTTCGATCCCTGGGCCTGA
- a CDS encoding DUF2975 domain-containing protein, protein MHSLLVGILRIGIAVVVLFGLFAQAVIIPTTAADEVDLFPPYEPYALPYTIASILGVACVQLALGAIWMLLSMVERDAIFTRSAFRWVDTVIGAAVVATVIALGAAVHLTFDTIPSPDDGMNVEGALFAAVACVGVGAAFSMLMVIMRTLLGKAMDMRTELAEVI, encoded by the coding sequence ATGCACAGTCTCCTGGTGGGCATCCTCCGCATCGGCATCGCGGTAGTCGTTCTCTTCGGCCTCTTCGCCCAGGCCGTCATCATCCCGACGACCGCCGCCGACGAGGTCGACCTCTTCCCTCCGTACGAGCCCTACGCCCTGCCCTACACCATCGCCTCGATCCTCGGCGTCGCCTGCGTGCAGCTCGCCCTGGGCGCCATCTGGATGCTGCTCTCCATGGTCGAGCGCGACGCCATCTTCACGCGCTCCGCCTTCCGTTGGGTGGACACCGTCATCGGCGCGGCCGTGGTGGCGACCGTGATCGCCCTGGGGGCGGCGGTGCACCTGACCTTCGACACCATCCCGTCGCCCGACGACGGCATGAACGTCGAGGGCGCGCTGTTCGCGGCGGTGGCATGCGTGGGGGTGGGTGCGGCATTCTCCATGCTCATGGTCATCATGCGCACGCTGCTCGGCAAGGCGATGGACATGCGGACAGAGCTGGCCGAGGTCATCTGA
- a CDS encoding helix-turn-helix domain-containing protein, with the protein MPIVVDIDVLLAQRNMSVGEFAAAVGITPANIAVLKNGRAKAVRFATLDAICRVLECQPGDVLRYVPDE; encoded by the coding sequence ATGCCGATCGTCGTCGACATCGACGTCCTGCTCGCCCAACGGAACATGTCCGTGGGCGAGTTCGCCGCAGCCGTCGGTATCACGCCCGCCAATATCGCCGTCCTGAAGAACGGCCGCGCGAAGGCGGTGCGGTTCGCGACCCTGGACGCGATCTGCCGCGTACTGGAGTGCCAGCCGGGGGACGTGCTGCGGTACGTCCCCGACGAGTGA
- a CDS encoding DUF397 domain-containing protein, with protein MKRTPDLSTAAWRKSSYSDGGANNCIEVADGHPGVIPVRDSKAPTGPVLLIAAPAWTAFVEFATEG; from the coding sequence ATGAAGCGCACGCCCGACCTCTCAACCGCCGCCTGGCGCAAGTCCAGCTACAGCGACGGGGGCGCCAACAACTGCATCGAGGTGGCCGACGGCCACCCCGGTGTCATCCCCGTACGCGACAGCAAGGCCCCGACGGGCCCGGTGCTCCTCATCGCCGCCCCCGCCTGGACCGCCTTCGTGGAGTTCGCGACCGAGGGCTGA
- a CDS encoding helix-turn-helix domain-containing protein has protein sequence MTEVAEADVEAESGRAALGRALRFLREQAGLSLGQLAEKTRYDKSYLSRLESGKRLSKPAVMEDLDRFYKTGGLLVELWKVARREVFKDKYKEFMRLEFGARIMHLFTLGIPGLLQTEDVARALLSGDQETESEAESVEEQVIARLGRQQLLYRNPAPTVRIIIDEYGLRRQVGSAEVWEAQLEHLIAVAELPMVALQVLPLSAGAHHLMDGSLTLLWQEDGSGVAYMEGNQCSELLEDPEDVTRARLAYDRARDRSLPPPASIAFIRGVLKELRGS, from the coding sequence ATGACCGAAGTCGCGGAAGCGGACGTGGAAGCGGAGTCAGGACGGGCGGCGCTGGGGCGCGCGCTGAGGTTCTTACGGGAGCAGGCGGGGCTGTCGCTCGGCCAGCTCGCGGAGAAGACCCGCTACGACAAGAGCTACCTGTCACGCCTGGAGTCGGGGAAACGGCTGTCCAAGCCGGCGGTGATGGAGGACCTGGACCGCTTCTACAAGACGGGCGGGCTGCTGGTCGAGCTGTGGAAGGTGGCGCGGAGGGAGGTTTTCAAGGACAAGTACAAGGAGTTCATGCGGCTGGAGTTCGGGGCCCGCATCATGCACCTGTTCACGCTCGGCATTCCCGGACTGCTCCAGACCGAGGATGTGGCCCGCGCCCTGTTGTCGGGCGACCAGGAAACGGAGAGCGAAGCCGAGTCGGTCGAGGAGCAGGTGATAGCGCGACTGGGTCGTCAGCAACTGCTCTACCGCAACCCGGCTCCGACCGTCCGGATCATCATCGATGAGTACGGGCTCCGGCGTCAGGTGGGCAGCGCGGAGGTGTGGGAAGCGCAGCTGGAGCACCTGATCGCGGTCGCTGAACTGCCGATGGTCGCGCTTCAGGTGCTGCCGCTCTCGGCCGGCGCGCATCACCTGATGGACGGTTCACTGACGCTCCTGTGGCAGGAGGACGGCAGCGGGGTCGCCTATATGGAAGGCAACCAGTGCTCCGAATTGCTGGAGGATCCGGAAGACGTCACGCGCGCCCGGCTGGCCTACGATCGGGCACGGGATCGGTCGTTGCCCCCGCCCGCCTCCATCGCGTTCATCAGGGGCGTCCTGAAGGAGCTCAGAGGATCATGA
- a CDS encoding sulfatase translates to MTDTSQLRLLPWRSPDGKPCYLSSSNPHSRFSRLADEVEEEQIECGNAVLEGAQEVLADEAAGEVALRFALRHALMSLRDVLLVAYSRGQRLPDPGER, encoded by the coding sequence ATGACCGACACCTCGCAGCTCCGCCTCCTCCCCTGGAGGTCCCCCGACGGCAAGCCCTGCTATCTGAGCAGCAGCAACCCCCACAGCCGGTTCTCCCGTCTCGCGGACGAGGTGGAGGAGGAGCAGATCGAGTGCGGCAACGCCGTGCTGGAGGGGGCGCAGGAGGTGCTGGCGGACGAGGCGGCCGGTGAGGTGGCTCTGCGGTTCGCACTGAGGCATGCCCTGATGTCCCTGCGGGACGTGCTGCTCGTCGCGTACAGCCGGGGGCAGCGGCTGCCGGATCCCGGGGAGCGCTGA
- a CDS encoding tetratricopeptide repeat protein produces the protein MPPSSPRRLSLQQIVEGRRRAAFVGREAELDLFRRNFTVPPEDPRHRFVFHVRGNAGVGKTSLVREWQQVAREFGALTASVDEGADSVPEVLAAVAAQCAEQGHPLKALDRMLTAYRRALHAVADRLAADGEPPAGDPSPGALAAAQAGLIAAGAIPVVGALAGGIDPAVVARGAGGLRAVFGGRARQQEEARLLVEPVRELTPVLVAELGRVADAVPWVVLFLDTYERTAPLLDRWLADLLVSGRYGELPANLVLTLAGQRRLDPVRWGDRGRLVADVPLGPFTEAESRQLLHERGVVAEPVVREVLRLSGGLPVLVSTLAANPGAAGEANATAVERFLAGESDPDRRAAALACALPRRFDEDLVAVAAPAPVPGLYDWLHELPFVVEPHSGRSRYHGVVRAPMLRLQRTGSPQRWTEAHDRLADAFAARRDAAADGVDPDRLWADEPWRRAALDVLYHRLCARPRTALPDALRAGIEVCGQQPSAARHWARTLVEAGEDADSAVLRDWGRGLLAAVMDHGPRPTAALGLLLTRAELTDTDRAAALVARAWDRFRAREFDAALSDHGRAVAVDPRSERAYQGRAVVLRALGRYEEAVADLDRAEEIAPAWAWAVRERGETYRRMGRLTEALTVLDRAHALDPADAVPLGSRGLVRHRLGRHEEALEDFDRAIALWPEYAWALVRRARVRTALGDPVGALADLDRAEELTPGLAGTEGERGEVYRATGRYEEAVACYGRALALDPEYAWAHGSRALALEALGRVAEARAELDRALELDPAYGWARAQRARLVAEA, from the coding sequence ATGCCGCCGTCCAGCCCCCGCCGCCTCTCCCTCCAGCAGATCGTCGAAGGGCGGCGCCGGGCCGCGTTCGTCGGGCGGGAGGCCGAACTCGACCTCTTCCGGCGTAACTTCACCGTCCCGCCCGAGGATCCCCGGCACCGGTTCGTCTTCCATGTGCGGGGCAACGCGGGCGTCGGCAAGACCTCGCTGGTACGGGAATGGCAGCAGGTGGCACGGGAGTTCGGGGCGCTCACCGCGTCCGTCGACGAGGGGGCCGACTCCGTGCCGGAGGTGCTCGCCGCCGTCGCCGCCCAATGCGCCGAGCAGGGACACCCGTTGAAGGCGCTGGACCGGATGCTGACCGCGTACCGGCGGGCTCTCCACGCGGTGGCCGACCGGCTCGCGGCCGACGGGGAACCACCGGCCGGTGACCCCTCGCCCGGGGCCCTCGCCGCCGCGCAGGCCGGGCTGATCGCGGCCGGGGCGATACCCGTGGTCGGGGCGCTGGCCGGGGGCATCGACCCGGCGGTCGTGGCGCGGGGCGCGGGCGGGCTGCGGGCGGTGTTCGGCGGGCGGGCGCGACAGCAGGAGGAGGCGCGGCTACTGGTGGAGCCCGTACGGGAGTTGACGCCGGTCCTCGTAGCCGAGCTGGGGCGGGTCGCGGACGCGGTGCCGTGGGTCGTGCTGTTCCTGGACACGTACGAGCGCACCGCGCCCCTCCTGGACCGGTGGCTCGCGGACCTGCTGGTCTCCGGGCGGTACGGCGAGCTGCCCGCCAACCTGGTCCTCACCCTGGCCGGGCAGCGGCGCCTGGACCCCGTGCGCTGGGGCGACCGGGGCCGCCTGGTGGCCGACGTACCGCTGGGGCCGTTCACCGAGGCGGAGTCGCGCCAGCTCCTGCACGAGCGCGGGGTGGTGGCGGAGCCCGTCGTACGGGAGGTGCTGCGGCTCTCCGGCGGGCTGCCGGTCCTGGTGTCGACCCTCGCCGCCAACCCCGGCGCGGCCGGAGAGGCGAACGCGACCGCCGTCGAACGCTTCCTGGCCGGTGAGAGCGACCCTGACCGCCGGGCGGCCGCCCTCGCCTGCGCGCTGCCCCGGCGGTTCGACGAGGACCTGGTGGCCGTCGCCGCGCCCGCCCCCGTCCCCGGGCTCTACGACTGGCTGCACGAGCTGCCGTTCGTCGTCGAGCCGCACTCGGGCCGCTCCCGCTACCACGGTGTCGTACGGGCCCCGATGCTGCGGCTCCAGCGCACCGGCTCCCCGCAGCGGTGGACCGAGGCGCACGACCGCCTGGCCGACGCCTTCGCCGCCCGTCGGGACGCGGCGGCCGACGGCGTCGACCCGGACCGGCTCTGGGCCGACGAACCGTGGCGCCGGGCTGCCCTCGACGTGCTGTACCACCGGCTCTGCGCCCGCCCCCGCACCGCCCTGCCCGACGCCCTGCGCGCCGGGATCGAGGTGTGCGGCCAGCAGCCCTCCGCCGCCCGCCACTGGGCCCGGACCCTGGTGGAGGCCGGGGAGGACGCCGACAGCGCCGTACTCCGCGACTGGGGCCGGGGCCTCCTCGCCGCCGTCATGGACCACGGCCCCCGGCCCACCGCCGCCCTCGGACTCCTCCTCACCCGCGCCGAGCTGACCGACACCGACCGGGCGGCCGCCCTCGTGGCGCGGGCCTGGGACCGCTTCCGCGCCCGGGAGTTCGACGCGGCCCTCTCCGACCACGGGCGGGCCGTCGCCGTGGACCCGCGCAGCGAACGCGCCTACCAGGGACGGGCGGTGGTGCTGCGGGCGCTGGGGCGGTACGAGGAGGCCGTGGCCGATCTGGACCGGGCCGAGGAGATCGCCCCCGCCTGGGCCTGGGCCGTGCGGGAGCGGGGCGAGACCTACCGGCGGATGGGTCGGCTCACGGAGGCCCTGACGGTCCTGGACCGGGCCCACGCCCTGGACCCGGCCGACGCGGTGCCGCTCGGCAGCCGGGGGCTGGTCCGGCACCGGCTGGGGCGCCACGAGGAGGCGTTGGAGGACTTCGACCGGGCCATCGCGCTGTGGCCGGAGTACGCGTGGGCGCTGGTGCGGCGGGCCCGGGTGCGTACCGCCCTCGGGGACCCCGTCGGCGCCCTGGCCGACCTGGACCGGGCCGAGGAGCTGACCCCCGGGCTCGCGGGCACCGAGGGGGAGCGGGGCGAGGTGTACCGGGCGACCGGGCGGTACGAGGAGGCCGTGGCCTGCTATGGACGGGCCCTGGCCTTGGACCCGGAGTACGCCTGGGCTCACGGCAGCAGGGCCCTCGCGCTGGAGGCCCTGGGGCGGGTGGCGGAGGCCAGGGCGGAGCTGGACCGAGCCCTGGAACTGGATCCGGCGTACGGGTGGGCGCGGGCCCAGCGGGCGCGGCTGGTGGCGGAGGCGTGA
- a CDS encoding ribbon-helix-helix domain-containing protein yields the protein MALKRTNVYADDEDLALIKEAAGRLGVSEAELIREGIHRIALARRVGDEPFVTDEETFDLGGPVTRDDVREAVNDAFGGGEPRDRGRVA from the coding sequence ATGGCGCTGAAACGGACGAACGTGTACGCGGACGACGAGGACCTCGCCCTGATCAAGGAGGCGGCGGGACGGCTGGGCGTGTCCGAGGCGGAGCTGATCCGGGAGGGCATCCACCGGATCGCCCTTGCCCGGCGTGTGGGGGACGAGCCTTTCGTCACCGACGAGGAGACCTTCGACCTGGGCGGGCCCGTCACGCGCGATGACGTGCGCGAGGCGGTGAACGACGCGTTCGGCGGCGGAGAGCCCCGCGACCGCGGGCGCGTCGCGTGA
- a CDS encoding type II toxin-antitoxin system VapC family toxin, with protein MIAVADTSGLLALYNSSDPAHLAARKAVDRCGLLVASPLALTEVHHVASARGGRRAADHILRSLSKQVREARLVLAPPTADILDAALAVRARYASLNLDLVDAVNVALAAEYDTDAVSTRGIRDFRALRPLAGRYAHFRILPDDF; from the coding sequence GTGATCGCAGTCGCTGACACATCCGGGCTGCTCGCTCTCTACAACAGCTCCGACCCGGCCCACCTTGCCGCACGCAAGGCTGTCGACCGGTGCGGCCTGCTGGTCGCGAGCCCCCTCGCCCTGACCGAGGTCCATCACGTGGCATCGGCCCGAGGGGGCCGACGGGCCGCCGACCACATCCTGCGCTCGCTCAGCAAGCAGGTCAGGGAAGCGCGGCTCGTGCTCGCGCCTCCGACGGCCGACATCCTCGATGCCGCGCTGGCCGTGCGGGCCCGGTACGCCTCGCTGAACCTCGATCTGGTGGATGCCGTCAATGTCGCCCTCGCGGCCGAGTACGACACGGACGCCGTGTCGACCCGCGGCATCCGGGACTTCCGGGCGCTGCGGCCGCTCGCGGGGCGCTACGCGCACTTCCGGATCCTCCCGGACGACTTCTGA
- a CDS encoding ADP-ribosylglycohydrolase family protein — protein MSTGTTAVWGRAEQQDFRSRVRGALLGGAIGDALGAGVDGLALEEIRAAHGPEGVTDYVPAHGRRGAVTALTQLTLFTVDGLIRAQVRRDTGAWHPPTDVHRAHLRWAATQHDWGPDERRKDNGWLAAEEWLYARRGPTRECLGGFGDTVMGTLERPKNPAARDAGALTRSAPFGLLVGWEPQLVLQLAVECAAQTHGHPAAQLAAGAFAVLVHGLARGETLDGCVQHALALLTERPGHEPVTEALQQALGSVRQGIPGPALIEALGAGDAAEEVLAVAVYCALVSEDVRHGLRLAVNHGGPSRATGSACGALLGALHGETALPPAWLAELEGRPTLLELADDFAMEMTQGPALHSPTAAAPGWLARYPRGA, from the coding sequence GTGAGCACAGGGACCACGGCGGTCTGGGGGCGGGCCGAACAGCAGGACTTCCGCAGCCGGGTCCGCGGGGCGCTGCTCGGCGGGGCCATCGGGGACGCGCTCGGCGCGGGGGTCGACGGGCTCGCGCTGGAGGAGATCCGGGCGGCGCACGGGCCCGAAGGGGTGACCGACTACGTTCCCGCGCACGGCAGACGCGGGGCCGTCACCGCCCTCACGCAGCTCACCCTCTTCACCGTCGACGGGCTGATCCGCGCCCAGGTCCGCCGCGACACCGGAGCCTGGCACCCGCCCACCGACGTCCACCGGGCCCATCTGCGCTGGGCCGCCACCCAGCACGACTGGGGGCCCGACGAGCGGCGCAAGGACAACGGCTGGCTGGCCGCCGAGGAGTGGCTCTACGCCCGCCGCGGGCCCACCCGGGAGTGCCTGGGCGGCTTCGGCGACACCGTCATGGGCACCCTGGAGCGGCCCAAGAACCCCGCCGCCCGGGACGCCGGTGCGCTCACCCGGTCCGCGCCCTTCGGGCTGCTCGTGGGGTGGGAGCCGCAGCTCGTGCTCCAGCTGGCCGTCGAGTGCGCGGCCCAGACCCACGGCCACCCCGCCGCCCAGCTCGCCGCCGGGGCCTTCGCCGTACTCGTGCACGGGCTGGCGCGCGGGGAGACCCTGGACGGCTGCGTCCAGCACGCCTTGGCCCTGCTCACCGAGCGCCCCGGCCACGAACCGGTGACCGAGGCCCTGCAACAGGCCCTCGGCTCCGTGCGCCAGGGCATTCCGGGCCCGGCCCTCATCGAGGCGCTGGGCGCGGGTGACGCAGCCGAGGAGGTGCTCGCCGTCGCCGTGTACTGCGCGCTCGTCAGCGAGGACGTACGGCACGGGCTGCGGCTCGCCGTCAACCACGGCGGGCCCTCCCGCGCCACCGGCTCCGCCTGCGGGGCGCTGCTGGGTGCGCTGCACGGCGAGACCGCGCTGCCCCCGGCCTGGCTGGCGGAGCTGGAGGGGCGCCCCACCCTCCTCGAACTGGCCGACGACTTCGCGATGGAGATGACCCAGGGCCCGGCCCTGCACAGCCCGACCGCCGCCGCGCCCGGCTGGCTGGCCCGCTACCCGCGCGGGGCGTGA
- a CDS encoding SDR family oxidoreductase, translated as MLLAGKTVVVSGVGAGLGHRVAETVVRDGGRAVLGARTAASLAKSAAEIDPGGRHTAHLPTDITDEGRCEALAALAVERFGGIDAVVHVAAWDSYFGGVEDADFATWQSVLDVNLLGTLRMTRACLPALKERGGSVVVIGTQSAVAAPSQVRQAAYAASKGALTSAMYSLARELGPHRIRVNTVLPGWMWGPPVQAYVRFTADSEGVPESEVLARLTERMALPELATDGDVAEAVAFLASDRARAITGQSLLVNAGELMR; from the coding sequence ATGCTGCTAGCGGGGAAGACCGTCGTCGTGTCGGGCGTCGGCGCCGGGCTCGGCCACCGGGTCGCGGAGACCGTCGTACGGGACGGGGGCCGCGCGGTGCTCGGAGCCCGTACGGCGGCCAGCCTGGCGAAGAGCGCGGCCGAGATCGATCCCGGCGGCCGGCACACCGCCCACCTGCCGACCGACATCACCGACGAGGGCCGGTGCGAGGCGCTGGCTGCGCTGGCGGTCGAGCGGTTCGGCGGGATCGACGCGGTGGTCCATGTGGCCGCCTGGGACAGCTACTTCGGCGGGGTCGAGGACGCCGACTTCGCCACCTGGCAGTCGGTCCTCGACGTCAATCTGCTCGGTACGCTGCGGATGACCCGGGCCTGTCTCCCCGCCCTCAAGGAGCGCGGCGGCTCGGTGGTGGTGATCGGCACGCAGTCCGCGGTGGCCGCCCCCTCCCAGGTGCGGCAGGCGGCGTACGCGGCGTCCAAGGGGGCCCTGACCTCCGCGATGTACTCCCTGGCACGGGAGTTGGGGCCGCACCGCATCCGGGTCAACACCGTGCTGCCGGGGTGGATGTGGGGGCCGCCGGTGCAGGCGTACGTACGGTTCACCGCCGATTCCGAAGGCGTACCGGAGTCCGAGGTGCTGGCCCGGCTCACCGAGCGGATGGCGCTCCCCGAGCTGGCCACGGACGGGGACGTGGCGGAGGCCGTCGCCTTCCTGGCCTCCGACCGGGCGCGCGCGATCACCGGCCAGTCGCTGCTGGTCAACGCGGGCGAGCTGATGCGCTGA
- a CDS encoding DUF397 domain-containing protein — MAILQGATEMWTKSSYSGGNGACVEVKSPVALSIAVRDSKAPEGPSLTFVPGAWNAFVRDVSTGSINA; from the coding sequence ATGGCAATTCTTCAGGGTGCTACGGAAATGTGGACGAAGTCGTCGTACTCGGGGGGCAACGGCGCGTGCGTCGAGGTCAAGTCCCCGGTCGCTCTGTCCATCGCCGTGCGTGACTCGAAGGCCCCCGAGGGCCCCTCGCTCACCTTCGTCCCCGGTGCGTGGAACGCGTTCGTACGCGATGTCTCCACCGGCTCGATCAACGCCTGA